From the Babylonia areolata isolate BAREFJ2019XMU chromosome 33, ASM4173473v1, whole genome shotgun sequence genome, one window contains:
- the LOC143276964 gene encoding uncharacterized protein LOC143276964 produces MEVEVKIEIDLAGDFDTGSPPSTSVQWSGTKCDRLEKNTRTSITTSKTNALNAPAFTMNSEPDRQTDSGGGIKVEPVDHCVASDQFHWCQSSDKGKKKADMNCESCTCASVLPYSSEQVESWNVTSAEDFKPIFRKDESVVDIDFQTEPITANTFSDVKTEPITANTFSDVKTEPVIANTFSDVKTEPVTANIISDVKTEPVTANIISDVKTEPVTANIITDVKTEPVTANIISDVKTEPVTANIISDVKTEPVTANIISDVKTEPVTANIISDVKTEPVTANIISDVKTEPVTANISSDIQIEPVIVNVKTEPVTANISSDAQTEPVTANFSVVQTEPGTANFSSVVQTEPGTANFSSVVQTEPVTANVSVVQAEPVTANFSVVQAEPGTANFSSVVQTEPVTANFSVVQAEPVTANFSVVQAEPVTANISSVVQTEPVTANISSDVQTEPVTANISSDAQTEAVKDMTVTVRHDAFRSESMSFRGEDQNQPAGEQQKQAPPLLVEEKPKGRPPALYIIVPPESDFSWSLLNTGPSSSALTLLSRVKHQGKKLQPVLPKPFTPGYGADGHIEKTVIGDRKAVRVTEDKADDEDDSDKNIEEKKSWQHVCETCSKVFSDAGDLEAHKKSHTVERCCTCPLCNATCDGLASLQTHLKAFHAACKPYTCDVCKEAFHQNDDLQRHQRLHTGVKKYVCSICNVAFRRHDYLQKHKEIHTGERPYECEICGMAFTHLKILKSHKRRHLDVKPHSCDLCGKNFLRTTELKKHRMIHTGEKPFVCDICGTAFLRSADMCRHRRTMHLHEKLFDFSGNLVSIGNGLVMDKETDTGENPYFSDACELMVPAADQLNPQEKTQTDDKPYSCDICGMGFSHTSHLQLHKKILHTAKTYVCDVCGEAFSQSGYLEKHKMTHAGEKPYSCSICGKTFSWKYIMKKHMKRHTGEKPCICDVCGKAFYDVCYLKIHKMIHTNDKPFICDVCGMTFFTSAYLKKHKRIHTGGKPYSCGICGKAFSQPHSIRIHKMIHSGKKPHSCDICGRKFLHASEVRRHKIIHTGEKPYACEVCGVAFYFFCHLKTHKAIHAGEKHTCNVCGKDFSVLKHLKGHKRIHSGEKPHSCDVCGKSFLRANDLRKHKMIHTGEKHYVCEICGKAFYERSFLNRHKKTHTGEKPYVCDTCGVRYTTNAALINHKRTHTGEQSYACNVCGVAFSDTIHLKKHMKFIHKSETFYSCDVCGKAFSRPSGLKAHKSIHSGEKPNSCDVCEKHFLRPSDLKIHKMVHTGEKPHSCDVCGWNFLRVRDLNLHKRIHTGEKPFTCDICGKAFRRSSDMHRHKRTHS; encoded by the exons atggaggtggaggtgaagatAGAGATTGATCTGGCCGGCGATTTTGACACAGGATCACCCCCAAGTACATCGGTTCAGTGGTCAG GCACCAAATGTGACAGGCTTGAGAAGAACACAAGGACATCCATCACAACCTCCAAGACCAATGCTTTGAACGCTCCAGCTTTTACCATGAATTCTgaaccagatagacagacagacagtggtggagGTATCAAAGTTGAACCAGTCGACCACTGTGTGGCAAGTGATCAGTTTCACTGGTGCCAGTCATCGgacaaagggaagaagaaagcggACATGAACTGTGAATCATGCACCTGTGCCAGTGTCTTACCTTACTCTTCTGAACAAGTGGAATCTTGGAATGTGACCAGCGCTGAAGATTTTAAGCCAATATTTAGGAAGGATGAATCTGTGGTGGACATTGATTTCCAGACTGAACCAATCACAGCAAACACATTCAGTGACGTAAAAACTGAACCAATCACAGCAAACACCTTCAGTGATGTAAAAACTGAACCAGTCATAGCAAACACCTTCAGTGATGTAAaaactgaaccagtcacagcaaacatcatcaGTGATGTAAAAACGGAACCGgtcacagcaaacatcatcaGTGATGTAAAAAcggaaccagtcacagcaaacatcatcaCTGATGTAAAAACAGAACCGgtcacagcaaacatcatcaGTGATGTAAAAACAGAACCGgtcacagcaaacatcatcaGTGATGTAAAAACAGAACCGgtcacagcaaacatcatcaGTGATGTAAAAACAGAACCGgtcacagcaaacatcatcaGTGATGTAAAAAcggaaccagtcacagcaaacatcatcaGTGATGTAAAAAcggaaccagtcacagcaaacatcagcagtgacatTCAAATTGAACCGGTCATAGTTAATGTGAAAacagaaccagtcacagcaaacattagcagtgatgcacagactgaaccagtcacagcaaacttCAGTGTTGTGCAGACTGAACCAGGCACAGCAAACTTCAGCAGTGTTGTGCAGACTGAACCAGGCACAGCAAACTTCAGCAGTGTTGtgcagactgaaccagtcacagcaaacgtCAGTGTTGTGCAggctgaaccagtcacagcaaacttCAGTGTTGTGCAGGCTGAACCAGGCACAGCAAACTTCAGCAGTGTTGtgcagactgaaccagtcacagcaaacttCAGTGTTGTGCAggctgaaccagtcacagcaaacttCAGTGTTGTGCAggctgaaccagtcacagcaaacatcagcagtgttgtgcagactgaaccagtcacagcaaacatcagcagtgatgtgcagactgaaccagtcacagcaaacatcagcagtgatgcaCAGACTGAAGCAGTGAAAGACATGACCGTCACAGTGAGACATGATGCATTCAGGTCTGAATCCATGTCCTTCAGGGGTGAAGACCAGAACCAACCAGCAGGTGAACAACAG AAGCAGGCACCACCGTTGCTCGTGGAGGAAAAGCCAAAGGGCAGGCCGCCAGCTCTCTACATCATAGTACCCCCAGAGTCTGACTTTTCTTGGTCGCTGCTCAACACTGGCCCTTCTTCCTCTGCCTTGACACTGTTGAGTCGTGTGAAACATCAGGGAAAGAAACTACAACCTGTGTTACCAAAGCCCTTCACACCTGGTTACGGTGCTGATGGCCACATAGAAAAGACAGTCATCGGTGACAGGAAGGCTGTGAGGGTAACAGAAGACAAAgcagatgatgaggatgacagtGACAAGAAcattgaggagaaaaagagctgGCAGCATGTGTGTGAAACATGCAGCAAGGTTTTCAGTGATGCTGGTGACTTGGAGGCTCACAAGAAgtcacacacagtggagagatgTTGCACATGTCCACTCTGTAATGCTACTTGTGATGGTTTAGCTTCCTTACAGACACACCTCAAGGCTTTCCATGCAGCCTGCAAACCATatacctgtgatgtctgtaaGGAAGCTTTCCACCAAAATGATGACTTACAAAGACACCAAAGGCTCCACACAGGGGTCAAAAAGTATGTCTGCAGTATCTGTAATGTGGCTTTCCGTAGACATGATTACTTACAAAAGCACAAGGAGATCCATACAGGTGAGAGACCTTATGAATGTGAAATTTGTGGAATGGCTTTCACTCATTTAAAAATCTTAAAATCACACAAAAGGCGGCACTTGGATGTGAAACCTCATTCCTGTGATCTTTGTGGGAAGAACTTTTTACGAActacagaattaaaaaaacataGGATGATCCACACAGGTGAAAAACCTTTCGTTTGTGATATTTGTGGAACAGCTTTCCTTAGATCTGCTGACATGTGCCGACACAGAAGAACAATGCACTTGCATGAAAAACTGTTCGATTTTAGTGGGAATCTTGTTTCCATTGGGAATGGCCTGGTGATGGACAAGGAGACTGATACAGGTGAGAATCCTTATTTCTCCGATGCTTGTGAGTTGATGGTCCCTGCAGCTGATCAGTTAAATCCACAGGAAAAGACCCAGACAGATGATAAACCTTATTCCTGTGATATCTGTGGGATGGGCTTTTCTCACACCAGTCATCTACAGCTACACAAGAAGATCCTCCACACGGCTAAAACCTAtgtctgtgatgtttgtgggGAGGCTTTCTCTCAGAGTGGTTACCTAGAAAAGCACAAGATGACCCATGCAGGTGAGAAACCTTATTCTTGCAGCATTTGCGGGAAGACATTCTCTTGGAAATACATCATGAAAAAACACATGAAGAGGCATACAGGTGAGAAACCTTGTATCTGTGATGTTTGTGGGAAGGCTTTCTATGATGTTTGTTACTTAAAGATACACAAAATGATCCACACAAATGACAAACCTTTTATCTGTGATGTTTGTGGGATGACATTTTTTACTTCTGCTTACTTGAAAAAGCACAAGAGAATCCACACAGGTGGGAAACCTTATTCTTGTGGTATTTGTGGGAAGGCTTTCTCTCAGCCTCATAGTATAAGAATACACAAAATGATCCACTCCGGAAAAAAACCTCATTCCTGTGATATTTGTGGGAGGAAATTTTTACACGCTTCAGAAGTAAGAAGACATAAGATTATCCACACAGGTGAGAAACCATATGCCTGTGAAGTTTGTGGGGTggctttttactttttttgtcatcTGAAAACACACAAGGCAATCCACGCTGGTGAAAAACACACCTGTAATGTGTGTGGGAAGGATTTCTCTGTCCTTAAACATTTGAAAGGACACAAAAGGATCCACTCAGGTGAAAAACCTCATTCCTGTGATGTTTGTGGGAAGAGTTTTTTACGAGCTAATGATCTAAGAAAGCACAAGATGATCCACACAGGTGAGAAACATTATGTGTGCGAAATTTGTGGGAAGGCTTTCTATGAAAGAAGTTTCTTAAACAGACACAAGAAGACTCACACAGGTGAGAAACCGTATGTCTGTGACACTTGTGGGGTGCGGTATACTACTAACGCTGCCCTTATAAATCacaagaggacacacacaggtgaacaatcttatgcatgtaatgtgtgtggggTAGCATTTTCTGACACAATTCATTTGAAAAAGCACATGAAATTTATCCACAAAAGTGAAACATTTTACTCCTGTGATGTTTGTGGGAAGGCTTTCTCTCGACCTTCAGGCTTAAAAGCACACAAAAGCATCCACTCAGGTGAAAAGCCTAATTCCTGTGATGTCTGTGAGAAACATTTTTTACGACCTAGTGACttaaaaatacacaaaatggtccacacaggtgaaaaacctcattcctgtgatgtctgtgggtgGAACTTTCTACGTGTTAGAGACTTGAATTTGCACAAGAGAATCCACACAGGTGAGAAACCTTTCACTTGTGATATTTGTGGAAAAGCTTTCCGCCGATCTAGTGACATGCATAGACACAAAAGGACCCACTCATGA